Genomic DNA from Xyrauchen texanus isolate HMW12.3.18 chromosome 28, RBS_HiC_50CHRs, whole genome shotgun sequence:
aagaaaattgcaAAATTAACGAATGATAATAACTTTGAAAGAATTGTGCAACACGTTTATATTCTGGataatggaggagtcaggaggcagcaaACTGTCAAcgtgagtattttattactcttcagcatCGATcaacaaaacttaaacaaaaaggcaCTCAGTGGCCATGTAATCACACAAACGAGTCAACAATTCTTGTAGCCCACCCCGGAACGGTCTCTCTCTCCCCTACATCTTACCATTGAGATACTATTCAGAGGAAAAAAGTATACAGGCCACAGTTAATTCCCGCCACCTCATTGCCCATCCTTATGATACAAAGTGACAAATTATGTTACATGTCATATATTTAGCTGTATGGAATATAATGTATAGTAAATAGGTCTATCAGTCATATAGGACAGAAGAGATGTGATGCATGTGATAGTTTTATCTTGTCTAATTTTAACCGTTTCAAATTTGCACTGAACTTCGAACGAAGTGGCTGTTGGAATAACTGTGCCCAATTACAGACCATTTGTGAGTAGCTCTTAGTAGCCAATCCAAATGCAGGAGGTGGGACCTGCCAGAAAATGGATGGGAAAAAAATAATGCACAGCGGTGTATAAGGGTAGGTTTTGGGCAACGCTGCCAAGTTGTTGGCTCGATAGTGGGAACGCagctcgattttggtcttgcagcttgaggtccgaggctattggccctggctgGCCTGTTGATAGcactggctcgcactggcccgatagtggaaaagcagctattgATGACGGTTTTATTTccaggtgaactatgcctttaacatgAATTGAATTAGAGATTCATCCCTGGAGGAACCTTGATGAAGCCACCAGACTCAAATGCACTGTGGCATGAAGCAACATTGGTTTCCTGTCTTTTCATTATGACAGTGATCGCTCTATTATAGTACCAGGCTATAAGCCGTCAAAAGGCTCATGATGAGGACAATAATGAGCAGATAAGTTGTTGGTTCTAATCTTGGTTTTCTGCAAGCTAATTTGCACTTAACCTTTCAATGTAATACCAACTGCAGGGCAACTCTCTAGACTTGATACTTGACGGCTACGGTGCATCTGGTGTCATTTGGTAAAGAAAGAGAGACCAGTCAATGGGGAGATTGGATTTAACCTGATTTCACAAACAAACTGTTTGAGTGCAGGCTTTGTCACATTTATATTTGCACAGTGAAATTTCACAAGAGAAGGCTTGGGCAGATGTTAAATGAGTGTGAAACATGCAAAAACTAGTTCTGGAAGAATGAAGTAATAAAGAAACTCACTCGCTAAAATTatttccttgtccattgtgaatattcagtattAGCTACATACAGTGCACTGACCAAAGAGGTCACATTCGGCCATTTTTGGGAATAGCGGTCTTGGCAGATAACGGTGTCCGATTCTCAATGGAAAATGCTAAATACGGTGTACAATACGTGTTCAAGACATTTCAGAAATGTTGTATGTGTCTAATTGGCTATTATTAACTTCCAAAAGTCAAAGAGTGTCAGTGGACcagtagaaaaaaaaatgtctttgtaatTTGTACAAATTTAACACAGGCAGTGTCTCACATTTGACCTAGAAATATTGTACAATCTTTAATATTTCTGAATTTACATCATAACTTATATATATACTACTTGTACTTATACCTTACCAATCCCCACACTGTGACAAATGCAGACTGGGTGAACCTTTCTTTTCATATAGCAGAGGCATTTTATCTAAACTGACTTTCAGAACACTAAAGGAAGGCACCGTTTCCCTGGAGATATCCCTTGTGTTAAGTGCCTTAAACACAATTGAGATACAAGTTCTCACATTAACTCTACAATTCAGTCATTCCAACTGAAGATCGAGTCTATGACCTTTCCATTACTCAACCAGACCCTTACCCACTAAGAAACCGCATATAGCTGCCATAATAGTAGCAGACTGATGTTTAGTTCTGTTCTAAAGGGCACTCCTGCAGTCATGTCTGGATCTTAAACAAAAAGGAACACCTTCAACATGCAAGTTTTAacctgtttaaaggaatagttcacccaaaaataaacattcccagacttactttcttttgcagaacacaaagttgagtaaatgatgagagaatttgaatttttgggtgaacgatttaTTTTAGCCAATGACAGTCCAACTAATAACCGGCAGGTGCAAGGTCACCGTAAACATGTTTTATTGGATAAGCATTAAAATtcattaaaacatgttttcattaattttatttaagatGAGTTTCAGGGTAGCACCAATCTAACCAAAAGGTTTACCCCAGGTGCTTTTAGTGATGGGCTTTCACCTCGCAATTCTTTTGCATAGGCTGTTTGGCTTAATGAGTGCATTTATCATTAGctttctgtcttttctgacattTAGGTGACTGACCTTTCAGTGTCATATTAACTCAGCCACCTTCCCTAGATAAATAATTGATGGCCCACTTAGAGAGCAATGCTGCGTCAACTGTTGTTCCTACAAGCCTATGAGTCACTCTTCGCCAAACCAGCCATCCTTCCCTCCATCTTTCCATCAATGGAAATACTCTGATTATGCTGTGCCAATATAAGGGTCAATGTTGTGACGGAGGAGGACAGACAGCTGGTAAGAGAGCAATTTAAGGACTACTGATGGGGTGGCCCAATGAAGAGGGCATGAGATTAAACTGAAAATAAGGATCTAGTCATGCCAATGTTTGGATATAACACAAATCAAATGTTTGTAGGAATTTAGGAGCAAATTAAACATAATAGTTCTTTAACTTGTTTTTTGTTCTTGAGACCACTCGAAACCATTTGGTGTAAACTTGGCCTTAGTTCAGGCCTCTTTAAAGTCTTGTACTGGCTTGGGTCTGAGTCTTTGGGGGTCTGGTATTATTTTTGGTCTGAGTCTTAGGGGGTCTGTGTCTAAGTCTTAGGGtttctggtattggtctgggtctgaGTCTTTGGGGGTCTGAGTCTTAGGGAGTCTGCAATTGGTCTGGGTCTAAGTCTCAGGGGTCTGGTCTTAGGGGGTCTAGTATTGGTCAGGGTTTGAATCTTAGGGGGTCTGGTACTGTCTTTAAATCTGGGATGCATAGATGTTGTTTCGCATTATTGAATGGTAGTTTTTGCTTTACTTTTTGAAGATAATTATGTTAAACTGACCCGCTTGAGCTTGGCTACATTTTCCTCCATAGTCAGTCTATTTAGAGCTCCAGATATTCCTAAGAATGCACCCAAGAAACATGGTGCAAAGCACACCTGTGGACACACAAAAATCAAATCAGATCAAAGTGCAACTACAACTTATCCCACCCTACTTGTCATTCATTTGCAGATGACATGAATATACATCGTTAATCTAGTCAAAATAAAATACCATTACACATACTAATCCAgccttatttttaatttatagacCACTGGCTCACATTGACATTTCTGCTAAAATATGCATGGCACATGTTGAAAGCTATCAATGAGATACCAAGAGATTGCTGAATGCATTTATTATGAGCACACACTAAAAATGCTTTTCAGTCTGAATTTTTCAAAGGACACCCAATGTAGTTATTACAGAAATCATCCTCAACAATGCAGGAACACAAGCACCAATTAAAACCAGACAGAAAGCATACATTTAAAACTTGTAAAGTGTTCACTCTCAGTTATTGTCTTGACAAAAGATGTGATTAAAGTCTATGATGATTGAGACAAACATTtagcctaacatttccttttgtgttcgacagaagtcagtcagtcatacagattttgaacatcatgagggtgagtaaatgattactgaGTTCTAATTTCTggacaaactatccctttaacagctaACTGAATATCAAATGACTCAATAACATCTTGATCTCTTTAAAAAACTCAATAAAATGAATTTAATATCCATGGATGACAGCAACCACACACCTTCTCCCTGGTCGATCGGGCTCCAACAGGAATTTAGAAAGTGGGTCTCTAAAAATAGCCCTAGAATCTGTTTTTGGAAAATAAATGTGTGATAAAAGGCTGGCGTTGTAAGTGCTGTTGTTTGGGTTTAATCCGGTGCTGGAGAGAGGGCTTGTCTTGTGTGCCTTTGTCTGCTTCATCCTGTATAATCATTCCACGAATCATGTAAAAAATGACATATGCAAACACTCATTTGTTAGACTGCCAGTCAGGGGATGGATTACTTGCATGAAGGGAGCGCTCAGAAAGGATCCCCAAAAGGGATAAGGCACATAGCAACAGCCATAAATAGCAACACCTAAGCACTTTACATGTGTCTGCATACTCTCAACAAAGAAATGACACTCAATTTTAGAAGCACAACATTCCTTGGgtctatttatatttaaagggatagttcacccaaaaacaaaaatggtcatttattcaccctcatgttggtcccaaacctgtatgactttctttattctgtggaacacaaaaggagatatactATTGAATATGTCTCTTGTACATTGCATGCCTCACCTGGTCAACAAGCATTTTTTGGAATGCTGCACTTTTAGTACCGCCTGTGACAAGTTTGTCCAGTACCTTGTACCATCCGCCCACTACTGGACCCTGCAAAAAACATGAACACTTACTTTCTTATACTTCTAAATCAAGTATCTAGAGGGCgaccaataaataaaaaagaaatgaagaGCAGAATTACAAATTCAGCCAACAATCATGAAAACAAGCTTGGAATATTGAGGTTGTGCCAGTGGTTTCATTTGTTGATGGCATGGTTATTAAAACAGCATGCTGTAATTAGATCAAATCATTTGTGTATTAATGAGCTTTCATTTTGTGGGTTCAGTGTGGTCCTGATTAGTAGACGGATCAATAAATCTGTCAAACAGAGTCTCCTGGGGGTGTTTCAGTCATCATTGACAACTGGATGCTGTCAATTGCCACAGTAAGCTGCCCCCTTGAGAAATGTTGCTCGAAATTGTCAGTCAAATCCTAAGGACTCCTAATGGACAGACTGTAAAAAGTAGAAATAGATCCGTGAGGTAACCATTGCAGGTTACCATTTTTTCAGTGTGTGTCTGGGACACATGTCAgtgaaaaagtttttttataatttgtttattaatGAACATGATATGATTATTAATGACATTGACAACTaatcacattttccccaaatagtaatgaaaatatatattttatttaaatggtgcAGCATTTTACATCATAGTAGTATTTTaacttcaatatttaaataatgctggtttaaataaaataaaaaaaacattacagatTTCTTTAAATTtgccactttaaaaaataaatatttttgtgcatCAGTGCGCCAATAAACacaatgtccacatatgtggattttgtGACATAATTCtctcaaaagtaaaaaaactaaaaactttatAACACATATGTGGGTAATTTCGctttgttttaatataaattgtgTTATATTCTATATTGTTATTACTGAAaaatatggttctattcattaatattagtaaACAAATTCCTATATTCACGTTGTATTTTCACATTGTGAATAAATGGtccatccaaaagctgaaaaatgttgctttcagaggcttcatatggagttaggatgaaaataagatgcatttcgaactgttctgagaccagtgcagacagacagcacaataGAGGtttagtcattcactaaataggcagcaaggtagcaagggagtatcctatagctctctatgcagctctCAGGTGCATTCACACCTATAATTTgcaccaaaagttcagtttcaggcagcagatgatgtttggaccactcaacatgtttgagagacatgggacaatgataatcagtactttataatgtataattttatttaacataGTTTTTAATGATTGGgtaatgctggccattactttgaatgagaattaattatgctaatttctgatgtaatgtctgtaacgtctcaaaaacatgaataaccaacactcctggaaacaaacaatttgatgaaaaaaatgagCTTTTTTGTAGCTTGGTATTATTattcccgctgtccacatacactcacctaaaggattattaggaacacctgttcaatttctcattaatgcaattatctaatcaaccaatcacatggcagttgcttcaatgcatttaggggtgtggtcctggtcaagacaatctcctgaactccaaactgaatgtcagaatgggaaagaaaggtgatttaagcaattctgagcgtggcatggttgttggtgccagacgggccggtctgagtatttcacaatctgctcagttactgggattttcacgcacaaccatttctagggtttacaaagaatggtgtgggAAAATGGtttaaagggaaaaacatccagtatgcggcagtcctgtgggcaaaaatgccttgttgatgctagaggtcagaggagaatgggcggactgattcaagctgatagaagagcaactttgcctgaaataaccactcgttacaaccgaggtatgcagcaaagcatttgtgaagccacaacatgcacaaccttgaggcggatgggctacaacagcagaagaccccaccgggtcccactcatctccactacaaataggaaaaagaggctacaatttgcaagagctcaccaaaattggacagttgaagactggaaaaatgttgcctggtctgatgagtctcgatttctgttgagacattcagatggtagagtcagaatttggcgtaaacagaatgagaacatggatccatcatgccttgttaccactgtgcaggctggcggtggtggtgtaatggtgtgggggatgttctCTTGGCAccctttaggccccttagtgccaatagggcatcgtttaaatgccacggcctacctgagcattgtttctgaccatgtccatccctttatggccaccatgtacccatcctctgatggctacttccagcaggataatgcaccatgtcacaaagctcgaatcatttcaaattggtttcttgaacatgacaatgagttcactgtactaaaatggcccccacagtcaccagatctcaacccaatagagtatctttgggatgtggtggaacgggggcttcatgccctggatgtgcatcccacaaatctccatcaactacaagatgctatcctatcaatatgggccaacatttctaaagaatgctttcagcaccttgttgaatcaatgccacgtagaattaaggcagttctgaaggcgaaagggggtcaaacacagtattagtatggtgttcctaataatcctttaggtgagtgtttgTGGATATCAATttgtaggaaaactatttgctatagaatattttttatttttttgcttgtttattaggtgctactagttacaaatcaaaaagggaaatggaaaacgcACACAGGGTCTCAGGCGGTAAAGAGGGGTGGGGGATGTGTTTACCATTGACCTTTGTTCGGGTGTAAAAGGAAACAAATGGGCacaaattggaaaaataaatttgtgtctctgtgtgtggttCAAACAAGTCTTGAACCACACATTCAAATATCCACAAATACAGACTGTACATACACACtatatatcaaaatgtaaaatgttacttTATATAAAATTGGTAAATTTCACATTTGTAAATTAGCTATTAGGTTGGTTGATTGATGATAAGAGTGTTTGTTGGGGGAACATGTGCAAACTGTGTTTTCTGAACTACAATTTAAAGAGCTAAGTGATACAGTGTTACTTGatcgataaaaaaaatatatatattattttgcacATGATGTTCAAATgatatcacaatgcaaaaaactcGTAAAGGCTCTAAAACTAGGCTTCCTTTTGTTTAtgtcttatttttgttctttggattttagggtgaaatacagTATGAAAcggacatgttttcatgagattcacccatatgATGATGCATATGAGCATTTTTACAAACAGTTTTCTGAGAAGACCTCCAATTGTCATGTGTAAATGCATAGTGAATATAGCTGTATTCTATTAGTATAgtctttttgctatttttttcagtccttttaaaatgattaatactGGGCTTCTGTTTAATTCGGTTGATTGGGCAAGAACAGCTCTCTTAAAACCATTTGGGCATGTGCCATTGCCATTGAAGTTCTGACCCGTGTGTTCACCCTTTTGTTCTTACAGCAGTGAATCAGTATTTACTGTGCTAATAATAACGACTAAGGTCTGATGTTTAAAAGGCTGAATCAAgtgtgctctggcttgtaaaagcTTTGAATCATACAGGCCATTTGCAGATTAGGCCTTGGACAGAACTAGTGCATTAgtgctttgtgtatgtgtgttacagaaagagagagaggaagggaggAGTACGACATTTAGTGATTGTGTCAATATGTCAATCATTGTGTCCTGCTGTGCTATTTGATTTCCTGTTCCTACAAATGACACCCCTACACATTTGTTTTGCAATGGTCGTAACTTGCCAGACTTGTAAACATGTGCATTCACTAACATGTTGCCACAAAGACGTCACTGCTTGTAAAGTTTTTACCAACAGCTTAATCATAGCTGTACTCAGTCTCAGACTCAAGTGCAGGGAGGTTTAATTGTAGACATGTTACGGGTTTTCATGattctaatgtaaaaaaaaattgttttatatcaatttgtatatatttttttattattattattgtatttgttgtattatattgatatcttcttcttattataattaatcatatttttttgtattattcaaCGTAAACGTTTCCAGACTATGCGTCAACCCTGTTTTAACATTAACTAATGGATCAttctataatttaaaaaaagacatccttTAAGGAAGTAAACTCTGAAAAAAACTCTGAAGTTTCCTCTTCTTTATCACAGTATCCCTATCTTATATGGAAACCCTGTTACCATAGTgttgtacaataaaaaaatatttgtgttacggaaagtgaatgtttgtagaaatgtaaGCATTAAATTCTCTTTCTAAAACACATTGGCGTTTTAAGCAAAAGATTGGCTAACTGAATGGTAAAACCTTTGATTATATTTTATCACAACATAAAGCAACATGTAATAATTACTGTGCTTGCAAGTCCAGaactattttgaattttttacatttattttccaaaatTAATTCAGTTTAAATTGCATAACATTCAGATCTTTGAGTTTTATATGTGCcatctatttgttttttttaaataaacttttaagaaatgtaagattaattATTGAAAATCTCCAATtacaaacattgtttttaagATCGCCACACCAATTCTAAACAATGTAATATATGAAATCTGAATTGAGATtgaccttttttttatttcttctttttttacatctactttacaatgcaaagGAGGCCCAGATGCTAatttatgtgttatgtgttgATTCTTGAAATGGCACAATgcaattaattaacatttaagtACATTCTTTGTAATGATAGAATGTTTAAAATATTacagaacaattttttttaatgtgggtCCCTTTGctctaaatttaaataaaactagtCTAGTGTAACAATGCTGGAAGACCTCATAAGACTCAAATGTGCAAATGGAAAAGAAGCACAGAAAACTTACAACAAAGAAGAAGCCAATGCTCATCATCTTGGCGGTACGTATCATGCTGTGATTGGCCAGTCCACGCTTTTCAATCAGCTGCTGGGAGATGACATCGCCCACTCCCACCAGAGAGCCTGGAAGAGAGGGAGCCAGAATGAGGGAGCTAAAGGCTTCCAGTCAGGCATCTGTTTGTCCCCCAATTCCCAGTGTGAGGTAAACATGCCAAGGAGATTTGAAAGGAAAATGTCATTCAGATTTTTGCCACCGCATTCCCTTACTTGCATATCTACAGAGTGATACTGAGTGACGAAGACGAAATGTTAAGGATAACAAATCCTGACTTTTTGTACAATTGtaacattttcataattaaatgtgtgaatttctttattttttttttaccaattcagACAACATGTACTGACATTACTTCCAACAATTACAAAGCTTATTAAAACGTAATTCTGCATTTGCTGTTGTAGTTAAATGGCTGTAAAGACTTAAAGGAGCCATCCAGTCACCCCAAAATGACCTTTAAATGTAACATTGTAAATTTGTCTATAGAGCCCCTTATGAACACCATGGGTGTTTTTTCCTAACAAGATGGACAGATGTTATCCTGTAAAATACAATTAGTGAGACAAGCCATGAAAcatgagaacactttgaaaaaCCTGATAAGGTTTCTTTTAGA
This window encodes:
- the mpv17 gene encoding protein Mpv17, which gives rise to MAVLLRSYQALMAKRPWTVQILTAGSLVGVGDVISQQLIEKRGLANHSMIRTAKMMSIGFFFVGPVVGGWYKVLDKLVTGGTKSAAFQKMLVDQVCFAPCFLGAFLGISGALNRLTMEENVAKLKRDYTDALISNYYLWPPVQIANFYFIPLHHRLAVVQIVAVAWNSYLSWKANKM